Proteins found in one Desulfofalx alkaliphila DSM 12257 genomic segment:
- a CDS encoding DUF1269 domain-containing protein, which produces MSKTVVGMFPNRQEAERAVEELRSQGFEREISVLAKEEEGGGGGGTQMRGDGVGDGVATGGVLGGIAGLAAGAGALAIPGIGPLLAVGPIAGMLSGAAAGGVAGGLVDFGIPEEEGRRYEEKIKQGHTMVAVQTSDSRINQAAETMRRHRGQDVKVH; this is translated from the coding sequence ATGAGCAAAACAGTGGTGGGTATGTTCCCAAACCGCCAAGAAGCCGAAAGGGCCGTTGAGGAATTGCGCAGCCAGGGTTTTGAACGGGAAATTTCCGTCCTTGCTAAGGAAGAAGAGGGGGGCGGTGGCGGCGGTACCCAAATGCGGGGTGACGGCGTCGGCGACGGGGTTGCCACCGGCGGTGTCCTTGGCGGTATTGCCGGTTTAGCTGCCGGTGCAGGTGCCCTTGCCATACCCGGCATTGGCCCCCTATTGGCAGTGGGCCCCATAGCCGGAATGCTGTCCGGGGCTGCGGCCGGCGGTGTGGCCGGTGGATTGGTTGACTTCGGCATCCCCGAAGAGGAAGGCCGCAGATATGAGGAAAAAATTAAACAGGGCCACACCATGGTGGCAGTTCAGACCAGTGATTCCCGGATCAACCAGGCTGCCGAAACAATGCGCAGACACCGGGGCCAGGATGTGAAGGTTCACTAG
- a CDS encoding pyruvoyl-dependent arginine decarboxylase — protein sequence MLPTPKKFFVTAAAAEGHSCLNAFDNALLKARIGNVNLLRVSSILPPGAEFDPDLELPPGSLVPTAYGSIVSEVPGETISAAVGVGISEDTFGVIMEFSGKCTREEASKAIEKMLQEAFQVRGMKLVDMKIAAVEHTVEKVGCCLAAVPLWY from the coding sequence ATGCTGCCTACACCAAAAAAATTTTTTGTAACTGCAGCCGCCGCAGAAGGCCACAGCTGTTTAAATGCCTTTGATAATGCTTTGCTAAAGGCCAGAATAGGAAATGTTAACCTCTTGCGTGTCAGCAGTATTTTGCCCCCCGGCGCAGAATTTGATCCTGACTTGGAATTGCCACCGGGTTCACTGGTGCCCACCGCTTATGGCTCTATCGTGAGCGAAGTTCCTGGTGAAACCATTTCTGCTGCAGTGGGAGTAGGTATTTCGGAAGACACCTTTGGTGTTATTATGGAGTTTTCCGGCAAGTGTACCCGGGAAGAGGCCAGTAAGGCCATTGAAAAAATGCTGCAAGAAGCTTTTCAAGTTCGGGGTATGAAATTGGTAGATATGAAGATTGCCGCAGTGGAACATACGGTAGAAAAGGTAGGTTGCTGCCTGGCTGCGGTACCGCTTTGGTATTAA
- the speE gene encoding polyamine aminopropyltransferase codes for MFDQKEKSVFNLWATEDQTPTMRISLQAIRTLHTEQTPFQHLALVDTFEFGRVLFLDGIIQTTIKDEFVYHEMITHPALNTHGNPKKALVIGGGDGGSIREIIKYPTIEKATLVEIDARVVENARRYLPEISSGLDDPRVEVRYEDGVKHVQQHKNTYDVICVDSPDPIGPAVGLFAKDFYQNIYNSLTDDGIFVAQTESPWFNKELIGRVYKDIASIFPITRLMLAFIPSYPGGMWTFTMGSKKHDPLDFVESNFPGYPTRYYTPQVHKAAFVLPPFVQDIIKK; via the coding sequence TTGTTCGATCAAAAAGAAAAGTCTGTTTTTAACCTGTGGGCCACCGAAGACCAAACTCCCACCATGCGCATAAGCCTGCAAGCTATCCGGACCTTACATACAGAGCAAACACCTTTTCAGCACTTGGCCCTGGTGGATACCTTTGAGTTTGGTCGGGTCTTATTTTTAGACGGCATTATTCAAACCACCATAAAAGATGAATTTGTCTACCATGAAATGATTACCCACCCGGCCCTAAACACCCATGGCAATCCCAAAAAAGCATTGGTAATCGGTGGCGGGGACGGTGGGTCAATTCGGGAAATCATTAAGTATCCCACCATTGAAAAGGCAACCCTGGTGGAAATAGATGCCCGGGTGGTGGAAAACGCCCGCCGCTACCTGCCGGAGATCAGTTCCGGCCTGGACGACCCCAGGGTGGAGGTGCGTTATGAAGACGGTGTAAAGCACGTACAGCAGCATAAAAACACCTATGATGTAATATGTGTGGACTCTCCCGACCCAATCGGGCCGGCGGTGGGTCTTTTTGCCAAAGACTTTTACCAAAACATTTATAATTCCCTTACCGATGACGGAATTTTTGTAGCCCAAACGGAATCCCCCTGGTTCAATAAGGAACTGATCGGCAGGGTGTATAAGGATATAGCAAGCATTTTTCCCATCACCCGGCTAATGCTGGCCTTTATTCCTTCCTACCCCGGCGGTATGTGGACCTTTACCATGGGTTCTAAAAAACACGATCCCCTGGATTTTGTGGAAAGTAATTTCCCCGGCTATCCAACCCGTTACTACACACCGCAGGTTCATAAGGCAGCCTTTGTCCTGCCGCCCTTTGTTCAAGATATAATAAAGAAGTAA
- the speB gene encoding agmatinase: MLPQVEKCNDFMGSTTNYNEATMVLLGAPMDFTTSFRPGTRQGPRQIRSVSYGLEEYSLYLDKDLANCRYYDAGDVVLPIGHVSESLRRIGEAVAQIVEDKKIPLLLGGEHLVSLPAIEQVAKIHQDLVLLHFDAHADLREDYLGERHSHATVIRRAADLIGGSRVYQFGIRSGTKEEFTYAKQNTNMFVDQVLEPLEKVVGQLQGRPVYVTLDIDVVDPAFAPGTGTPEPGGCTAREILQAVHLLKGVNLVGFDLVEVSPVYDQSERTALLAAKLVREVILQFSP; this comes from the coding sequence ATGCTACCGCAGGTGGAAAAATGTAACGACTTTATGGGCAGTACAACAAACTACAATGAAGCGACAATGGTGCTGCTGGGTGCCCCCATGGACTTTACCACCAGTTTCCGGCCGGGCACCAGGCAGGGCCCCCGGCAAATCCGGTCGGTTTCTTACGGCTTGGAAGAATACAGCCTTTATCTGGATAAGGACCTGGCCAACTGCCGCTATTACGATGCCGGCGATGTGGTCTTACCTATCGGACACGTAAGTGAAAGCCTGCGCCGCATCGGAGAAGCGGTGGCCCAAATAGTAGAGGACAAGAAAATTCCCCTCCTGCTGGGGGGCGAACATCTGGTCAGTTTGCCGGCCATAGAGCAGGTGGCCAAAATCCATCAAGATTTAGTTTTGCTGCATTTCGATGCCCATGCGGACTTGCGGGAAGACTACCTGGGTGAGCGCCATTCCCACGCCACGGTAATTCGCAGGGCGGCGGATCTTATCGGCGGCAGCAGGGTGTATCAATTTGGCATCCGCTCCGGCACCAAAGAGGAATTTACCTATGCCAAGCAAAACACCAATATGTTTGTTGATCAAGTGCTGGAGCCTTTAGAAAAGGTGGTGGGGCAGCTGCAGGGACGGCCGGTTTATGTGACCCTGGATATCGATGTGGTGGATCCGGCCTTTGCACCGGGAACAGGAACACCGGAACCCGGCGGCTGCACTGCCCGGGAGATACTGCAGGCGGTACACCTGTTAAAGGGCGTAAACTTAGTGGGCTTTGACCTGGTGGAAGTAAGCCCGGTATACGACCAATCAGAACGGACCGCCCTGCTGGCGGCTAAACTGGTGCGGGAGGTAATTTTACAGTTTTCCCCTTAA
- a CDS encoding Fur family transcriptional regulator yields MKTIQKLKDLGFKLTPQRLAILNLLEGNTQHPSAEDLYKQLKPRFPSLSLATVYNTLEMLTKAGELQEINIKADKRHFDPNPAPHGHFLCRSCQGIYDLDFQTLDLALPFDAKGYMVEEYTLYFYGLCPRCRQGQGQ; encoded by the coding sequence ATGAAAACTATTCAAAAACTTAAGGATTTGGGCTTTAAACTAACGCCCCAGCGCTTGGCAATTTTAAACTTACTTGAGGGCAATACCCAACACCCTTCGGCCGAGGATCTTTACAAGCAATTAAAGCCCCGCTTTCCTTCATTGTCCCTTGCCACAGTCTATAATACCCTGGAAATGTTAACCAAGGCAGGGGAGCTGCAGGAGATAAATATAAAGGCCGACAAAAGACATTTTGATCCCAACCCGGCCCCCCATGGCCATTTCCTCTGCCGCAGTTGTCAAGGCATCTACGATTTAGATTTTCAGACCCTGGATCTTGCCCTTCCCTTTGATGCAAAGGGCTACATGGTGGAAGAATACACCCTTTATTTTTACGGGCTTTGTCCCCGGTGTCGGCAAGGGCAGGGGCAGTGA
- a CDS encoding NADH peroxidase, giving the protein MQKWRCVICGYTAEGEAAPEKCPTCGAAREKFEQVTASGPDLVDWNTVGVAKGSGFEEDLRMQFQAECIEVGTYVAMARQAEREGYPEIAETMKRIAFEEAYHAARFAELLGEALSESTEENLKKLVDGEAGANRGKKKLATRAKEAGQDAIHDSVHEACKDEARHCMAFYGLLNRYFPKA; this is encoded by the coding sequence ATGCAAAAATGGCGTTGTGTAATTTGTGGTTATACCGCTGAAGGTGAAGCAGCTCCGGAAAAATGTCCCACCTGTGGAGCTGCCCGGGAAAAATTTGAGCAGGTGACCGCTTCCGGCCCTGATCTGGTGGACTGGAACACAGTGGGTGTGGCAAAGGGTTCCGGCTTTGAAGAGGACTTGAGAATGCAGTTCCAGGCGGAATGTATAGAGGTGGGCACCTATGTGGCAATGGCCCGCCAGGCCGAAAGGGAAGGTTACCCGGAGATAGCTGAAACCATGAAAAGGATAGCCTTTGAGGAAGCCTACCACGCAGCACGCTTTGCCGAACTGCTGGGGGAAGCCTTGAGTGAAAGCACTGAAGAAAACCTGAAAAAGCTGGTGGATGGCGAAGCCGGCGCCAACCGAGGCAAAAAGAAACTGGCTACCCGTGCCAAAGAAGCCGGGCAAGATGCCATCCATGACTCTGTCCATGAGGCATGTAAAGACGAGGCCAGACACTGCATGGCATTTTACGGCCTGTTAAACAGATACTTTCCAAAGGCCTAA